The following coding sequences lie in one Paenibacillus durus ATCC 35681 genomic window:
- a CDS encoding alpha/beta hydrolase: MDILNKKRTKRGLIILLAFGAAAVGALWFYLKPYTPEGQAEGALVSGRGILVERNDNWISFEPSTARMTGIIFYPGDLVEAEAYAPLARRLAAAGHPVYIARMPLNLAVTRSDAAEDIIRVHPKLSFILGGHALGGVMASRFAASHPDELEGVFFLASYPDEKGSLKTTTLAALSVLGTEDKVLDRKKYLEGRAYLPDNTVYYSLEGGNHAQFGSYGSQKGDGEASISENQQQAETVRMLLDWMSNLR; encoded by the coding sequence GTGGACATCTTGAATAAAAAACGTACGAAGCGCGGTCTCATTATATTGTTGGCATTTGGCGCGGCTGCGGTGGGGGCTCTCTGGTTCTATTTGAAGCCTTACACCCCGGAAGGCCAGGCCGAAGGCGCCCTCGTCTCCGGCAGGGGAATCCTCGTTGAGCGGAATGACAACTGGATTTCTTTCGAGCCTTCCACTGCGAGAATGACAGGCATTATATTCTATCCGGGCGACCTGGTCGAGGCCGAAGCCTATGCGCCGCTGGCCAGACGGCTGGCAGCAGCCGGACATCCGGTCTATATCGCCCGCATGCCGCTCAATCTCGCGGTAACCCGGAGCGACGCGGCCGAGGATATTATCCGCGTGCATCCCAAGCTGTCCTTTATCCTTGGCGGTCATGCGCTGGGGGGCGTTATGGCTTCGCGGTTTGCCGCGAGCCACCCGGACGAATTGGAAGGCGTGTTCTTTCTGGCCTCCTATCCGGATGAGAAAGGGAGCCTGAAGACGACGACATTGGCGGCGCTGTCGGTACTTGGCACCGAGGACAAGGTTCTGGACCGCAAGAAATATCTTGAGGGCAGAGCCTATCTGCCGGACAACACCGTGTACTACTCGCTTGAAGGAGGCAATCACGCCCAGTTCGGCAGCTATGGCTCGCAAAAGGGGGACGGAGAGGCGTCGATTTCCGAGAATCAGCAGCAGGCTGAAACGGTGCGGATGCTGCTTGATTGGATGAGTAATCTGCGTTAG
- a CDS encoding HAD family hydrolase, which yields MPLLHVNGISVPCKAILFDKDGTLLDLMEMWGTWAESVLRDMETQMALIGADFTGDKNLLLGTVQDAKGRITGYDPGGPLPMATVEQTYGILAWQLYAAGVPWNDAIVRVMGIAKDAMNELRERRAARPLPGLLPFLAQCAQASLRLGVVTSDESHTTAEHLEWLGISGYFGAVVTRDKVVKGKPAPEMAEAACRELGTLPEETVVIGDSNADMQMGRGAGLRLAIGISSAAGTAEHLADADTVVRDFTELTVSM from the coding sequence GTGCCTCTACTGCATGTGAACGGCATTTCGGTGCCCTGCAAAGCCATCCTGTTTGACAAGGACGGCACACTGCTTGATCTGATGGAAATGTGGGGAACATGGGCGGAGTCCGTGCTTCGGGATATGGAGACCCAAATGGCGCTGATTGGCGCGGACTTTACAGGGGATAAGAACCTGCTGCTGGGCACCGTGCAGGATGCGAAAGGCCGGATCACCGGGTACGATCCCGGCGGACCGCTCCCGATGGCCACGGTGGAGCAGACCTACGGGATTCTGGCCTGGCAGCTCTACGCCGCAGGCGTTCCCTGGAATGACGCGATAGTGCGGGTGATGGGCATTGCCAAGGATGCGATGAACGAGCTGCGCGAGCGCCGCGCAGCAAGGCCCCTGCCCGGGCTGCTGCCCTTTCTTGCGCAGTGCGCGCAGGCTTCGCTTCGGCTGGGAGTGGTAACGTCGGATGAATCGCATACGACGGCCGAGCATCTGGAATGGCTCGGCATTTCCGGTTATTTCGGCGCGGTGGTGACAAGGGACAAAGTGGTCAAAGGCAAACCGGCTCCGGAAATGGCCGAAGCCGCCTGCCGGGAGCTAGGGACGCTCCCTGAAGAGACCGTCGTCATTGGCGACAGCAACGCCGATATGCAGATGGGCAGGGGAGCGGGCCTGCGCCTAGCGATCGGGATATCATCGGCGGCGGGAACGGCGGAGCATTTGGCGGACGCCGATACCGTCGTCCGCGACTTTACCGAGCTTACCGTTTCAATGTGA
- a CDS encoding NAD-dependent protein deacylase, with the protein MDSLQTLASWIRESSRIVFFGGAGTSTESGIPDFRSAAGLYLSEKSSPYPPEQMLSHSFFISKPDIFFDFYRGKMLHPDAQPNGAHQLLARLEQQGRLSAVVTQNIDGLHQKAGSRRVLELHGSVHRNHCMSCSRYYGLDAITGSEETVPRCLECGGIIKPDVVLYEEELDHKVLTDSVQAIANADLLIIGGTSLTVQPAASLIQYFQGNHTALLNGEPTSYDTRADLIITDRIGWAMDRISEMLG; encoded by the coding sequence ATGGATTCATTGCAAACCTTAGCTTCCTGGATACGGGAAAGCAGCCGTATCGTCTTTTTCGGAGGAGCCGGAACATCGACGGAAAGCGGCATTCCTGATTTCCGTTCCGCGGCGGGACTGTATCTGTCGGAGAAATCTTCGCCATATCCGCCCGAGCAAATGCTGAGCCACAGCTTCTTCATATCTAAGCCGGACATTTTTTTTGATTTTTACCGGGGCAAAATGCTTCATCCGGATGCTCAACCGAACGGCGCTCACCAGCTTCTTGCCCGCCTCGAGCAGCAGGGTCGTCTTAGTGCGGTCGTGACGCAGAATATCGACGGGCTTCATCAGAAAGCGGGCAGCCGGCGCGTGCTGGAGCTTCACGGGTCCGTACACCGCAACCACTGTATGAGCTGCTCCCGTTATTACGGGCTGGATGCGATTACCGGCAGTGAAGAGACCGTTCCCCGCTGCCTTGAATGCGGCGGCATCATTAAGCCGGACGTTGTGCTTTACGAGGAAGAGCTGGACCATAAGGTGCTGACCGATTCCGTCCAGGCGATTGCAAATGCCGATCTGCTCATCATCGGAGGCACTTCGCTGACCGTGCAGCCCGCAGCCAGTCTTATTCAATATTTTCAAGGCAATCATACAGCGCTGCTCAACGGCGAACCGACGTCCTATGATACGCGTGCGGACCTGATCATTACCGATCGGATCGGGTGGGCGATGGACCGAATAAGCGAGATGCTGGGCTGA
- the mgrA gene encoding L-glyceraldehyde 3-phosphate reductase → MVYVASDERYEVMRYNRCGKSGLKLPAISLGLWHNFGGIDSYENGRKMITRAFDLGITHFDLANNYGPPPGSAEELFGSVLAKDLAPYRDEMVISTKAGYYMWPGPYGEWGSRKYVLSSLDQSLKRLGVDYVDIFYSHRPDPETPLEETMGALHQAVRSGKALYAGLSNYSAEQTEAAIAILRDLGTPLLIHQPRYSLLDRWIENGLQDVLERHGAGSIAFTPLAQGLLTNKYLNGIPGDSRAVKPSAAFNESRITPEALRKVRLLNQMAAARGQSLAQFALAWVLRSGRVTSALIGASRVSQIEENVAALSNLEFTDEELDRIEIILKTENDG, encoded by the coding sequence ATGGTATATGTGGCAAGCGACGAGCGGTATGAGGTGATGCGGTACAACCGCTGCGGGAAGTCGGGATTAAAGCTTCCGGCCATCTCGCTTGGGCTGTGGCACAATTTCGGCGGTATTGACTCCTATGAGAACGGAAGGAAAATGATAACCCGGGCGTTTGATCTAGGGATCACCCATTTCGATTTGGCCAATAATTACGGTCCGCCCCCCGGTTCAGCCGAAGAATTGTTCGGCAGCGTGCTTGCCAAGGATCTGGCGCCGTACCGTGACGAAATGGTAATTTCGACCAAGGCCGGATACTATATGTGGCCGGGGCCGTATGGCGAATGGGGCTCGCGAAAGTATGTACTGTCAAGTCTGGACCAAAGTCTGAAGCGGCTCGGGGTGGATTATGTGGACATTTTTTATTCGCATCGGCCCGATCCCGAGACGCCGCTGGAAGAGACGATGGGGGCGCTGCACCAGGCTGTCCGCTCAGGCAAGGCTCTGTATGCCGGATTATCCAACTACTCCGCCGAACAGACGGAAGCCGCTATTGCCATACTCAGGGATCTCGGCACCCCGCTGCTGATTCACCAGCCAAGGTATTCGCTGCTGGACCGCTGGATAGAGAATGGGCTGCAGGATGTGCTGGAGCGGCATGGAGCCGGAAGCATCGCTTTTACGCCGCTCGCGCAAGGCTTGCTGACGAATAAATATCTGAACGGCATTCCGGGCGATTCCAGAGCGGTCAAGCCTTCGGCCGCGTTTAACGAAAGCCGGATTACGCCGGAGGCGCTGCGGAAGGTCCGGCTGCTGAACCAGATGGCCGCGGCTCGCGGCCAGAGCCTGGCGCAGTTCGCGCTGGCCTGGGTGCTGCGGAGCGGCAGGGTCACTTCCGCGCTGATCGGCGCGAGCCGTGTAAGCCAGATCGAAGAGAACGTGGCGGCGCTGTCCAATCTCGAATTCACGGATGAAGAGCTGGACCGGATCGAGATTATTTTGAAGACCGAGAACGACGGTTAG
- a CDS encoding AraC family transcriptional regulator has product MEQTYSVASNPVYYEEQSLHVLFAGESQTPPLHQVGPKIYDYFLLHCIETGAGAFRTEQRTYELGPGDCFLIQPGQLVSYVSDLERPWRYRWAAFSGTDAGRLVREAGFSPEQPVAACGNRSVIPEALAGIMKTFYAGRESGHLTSLGFLYLTLGEASEMLKDHSRLPGKDSQVKRTVKQMIHYMSSQYAHPVSIEQMCASLGYNRAYLSRIFKEETGLSPVTYLLKLRIDKSRQLLRERPELSVEQVAASVGLTDALYFSRQFKRFCGQSPTAYRAVTARQQDH; this is encoded by the coding sequence ATGGAACAAACCTATTCCGTGGCCTCCAACCCGGTCTATTACGAGGAGCAGAGCCTTCATGTACTGTTCGCCGGAGAAAGCCAGACGCCGCCGCTGCACCAAGTCGGACCGAAAATCTACGATTATTTCCTGCTGCACTGCATTGAAACGGGAGCAGGCGCATTCCGCACGGAGCAGCGCACCTATGAGCTTGGACCCGGCGACTGCTTTCTCATTCAGCCCGGCCAGCTGGTCAGCTATGTATCCGACCTTGAGCGGCCGTGGAGATATAGATGGGCGGCCTTTTCCGGGACGGATGCGGGCAGGCTTGTACGCGAAGCCGGCTTCTCGCCCGAACAGCCGGTGGCGGCGTGCGGCAACAGAAGCGTCATTCCAGAAGCGCTTGCCGGAATTATGAAGACTTTCTACGCAGGGCGGGAGAGCGGTCACTTGACCTCGCTTGGGTTTCTCTATCTGACACTGGGGGAAGCGTCAGAGATGCTGAAGGACCATTCGCGCCTGCCGGGAAAAGATTCGCAGGTGAAGCGGACCGTCAAGCAGATGATTCACTATATGTCCTCCCAGTACGCTCATCCGGTCTCAATTGAACAGATGTGCGCCAGCCTTGGCTATAACCGGGCTTATCTGTCGCGCATTTTCAAAGAGGAAACGGGGCTGTCACCTGTTACCTATCTGCTCAAGCTGAGGATCGACAAGTCTCGCCAGCTGCTGCGCGAGCGGCCCGAACTGTCGGTGGAGCAGGTAGCGGCATCGGTCGGATTAACGGACGCTTTATACTTCTCCCGCCAGTTCAAGCGCTTCTGCGGCCAGTCGCCGACAGCTTACCGCGCCGTCACGGCGCGGCAGCAGGATCACTAG
- a CDS encoding galactokinase: MSIQELNAAFIEKYGTSGLEEKVFYAPGRVNLIGEHLDYNGGYVLPAALEFGTTLIVRPRADGKVTFASTNFPYELSIDYTEIGREKTGEWVDYPIGVMVELKKKGHPVSQGYDLLFHGDIPNGAGLSSSASIEVVTAFAFLTLEGGDTDTVEIALLSQRAENQYVGVNSGIMDQFAVANGRKDHAILLMCDTLEYDLVPFLTGSYKLVIGNTNKRRGLVDSKYNERRQQCDEALAALREEIPSLGFLAQLKPDEFERHAGKIADETVRRRARHVVEENQRVLDSVQVLKNNDLKQFGQFMNDSHVSLRDLYEVSCTELDVMVEEAQRIPGTLGSRMTGAGFGGCTVSLVHEDDIDRFIAEVGKAYKERTGLTGEFYVCGIGNGVRELEGVK; encoded by the coding sequence ATGAGTATACAAGAGCTTAATGCAGCATTCATTGAAAAATACGGAACAAGCGGCCTGGAGGAAAAAGTATTCTATGCGCCGGGCAGGGTCAATCTGATCGGAGAGCATCTCGATTATAACGGGGGTTATGTTCTGCCAGCGGCGCTGGAATTTGGCACGACACTGATCGTACGGCCGCGTGCCGACGGTAAAGTAACGTTCGCTTCAACTAATTTTCCATATGAATTATCCATTGATTATACCGAAATCGGCAGAGAAAAGACCGGCGAATGGGTGGACTATCCGATTGGCGTAATGGTCGAGCTGAAGAAAAAAGGACACCCCGTATCGCAGGGGTACGACCTGCTCTTCCATGGAGATATCCCTAACGGTGCGGGCTTGTCGTCTTCGGCTTCCATCGAGGTCGTTACAGCTTTTGCTTTCCTGACGCTGGAGGGCGGCGATACCGATACGGTGGAAATCGCGCTGCTGTCCCAGCGCGCCGAGAATCAATACGTCGGCGTAAACTCCGGCATCATGGATCAGTTCGCTGTCGCCAACGGCAGAAAGGATCATGCCATTCTGCTTATGTGCGATACGCTGGAATATGATCTGGTGCCTTTCCTAACCGGTTCTTATAAACTCGTTATCGGCAATACGAACAAGCGCCGGGGGCTGGTGGATTCCAAATACAATGAACGCCGCCAGCAGTGCGACGAGGCGCTCGCCGCGCTGCGTGAAGAAATCCCTTCCCTGGGATTCCTGGCGCAATTGAAGCCGGACGAATTCGAACGGCATGCAGGGAAAATCGCCGATGAAACAGTCAGACGGCGCGCGCGCCATGTTGTTGAAGAGAACCAGCGCGTGCTTGACTCTGTACAGGTGCTTAAAAATAATGATCTGAAGCAGTTCGGACAGTTCATGAACGACTCTCACGTTTCACTGCGCGATTTGTATGAAGTAAGCTGCACCGAGCTGGACGTTATGGTCGAGGAGGCGCAGCGCATTCCCGGTACGCTCGGCTCGCGGATGACGGGCGCGGGCTTCGGCGGCTGCACCGTTTCGCTGGTGCATGAAGACGATATCGATCGCTTTATTGCCGAAGTGGGCAAAGCCTATAAGGAAAGAACGGGCCTTACGGGCGAATTTTACGTATGCGGCATCGGCAACGGGGTTAGAGAACTGGAAGGAGTGAAGTGA
- the galE gene encoding UDP-glucose 4-epimerase GalE, producing MAILVTGGAGYIGSHTVAELLDLGEEVVVLDNLVTGHRESLLGGKLYVGDLRDKELLAKLFAENEIEAVIHFAASSLVGESMKDPVKYYDNNVYGTQCLLEGMQKAGVNKIVFSSTAATYGEPEKVPIEETDRTQPSNVYGETKLTMERMMSWFDKVLGIKYVALRYFNAAGAHASGKIGEDHRPESHLIPLVLQTALKQRESIAVFGDDYPTGDGTCIRDYIHVSDLADAHVRAVTYLRSGSESSVFNLGNGLGFSVKEVIETAKEVTGLDIPVVIQERRAGDPAVLVASSDKARSVLGWNPSRADLKEIIRSAWNWHSSHPQGYGEA from the coding sequence ATGGCTATATTGGTGACGGGCGGAGCGGGCTATATTGGCTCCCACACGGTAGCGGAGCTGCTTGACCTCGGTGAAGAGGTTGTGGTGCTGGATAATCTGGTAACAGGGCACCGGGAATCCCTTCTCGGAGGCAAGCTGTACGTAGGTGATCTGCGAGACAAGGAGCTGCTGGCCAAGCTGTTTGCCGAGAACGAGATTGAAGCAGTCATTCATTTTGCCGCAAGCTCGCTCGTAGGCGAGAGCATGAAAGACCCGGTAAAATACTACGATAACAACGTATATGGCACGCAGTGTCTGCTGGAAGGCATGCAAAAGGCGGGCGTGAACAAAATCGTGTTCTCCTCCACCGCGGCAACTTACGGCGAACCGGAGAAGGTACCGATCGAAGAGACGGACCGGACCCAGCCTTCCAATGTCTACGGTGAGACGAAGCTGACGATGGAGCGGATGATGTCGTGGTTCGATAAAGTGCTTGGGATCAAATACGTGGCGCTCCGCTACTTCAATGCCGCCGGGGCGCATGCCAGCGGTAAAATCGGCGAGGATCATCGTCCCGAGAGCCATCTGATTCCGCTCGTTCTCCAGACCGCACTGAAGCAGCGGGAGAGTATCGCGGTCTTCGGCGACGACTATCCGACTGGGGACGGCACCTGCATACGCGACTATATCCATGTCAGCGATCTGGCGGACGCCCATGTCCGGGCTGTAACTTATCTGCGCAGCGGAAGCGAAAGCAGCGTGTTCAACCTCGGCAACGGCCTGGGATTTTCCGTCAAGGAAGTGATCGAGACGGCCAAGGAAGTGACCGGCCTTGACATTCCGGTTGTCATTCAGGAGCGCCGCGCGGGCGACCCCGCCGTGCTTGTGGCCTCCTCCGATAAAGCCCGCAGCGTGCTGGGCTGGAATCCGTCGCGCGCCGATCTGAAGGAAATCATCCGCAGCGCCTGGAATTGGCATTCGTCTCATCCGCAAGGGTACGGAGAAGCCTGA
- a CDS encoding UDP-glucose--hexose-1-phosphate uridylyltransferase, whose amino-acid sequence MVIEKNTTASGADQALHAIEQLVLFASRRRLIEPADIDYSRNLLLEQFRFSEPYTGKVDDTELQGPQAPLDVLIDYGFEIGLIPENSDTYRDLLDAKIMGLLLARPSEVNAEFYRLSGEQGVAAATGRFYQLSIDSNYIRMDRISKNVYWLQPTPYGNLEMTINLSKPEKNPKEIAMARLLPPPIYPKCLLCRENVGYAGRLNHPARQNLRAIPIELNSEKWFFQYSPYVYYNEHCIVFHHDHVPMKLTKDTLKRLLGFVSEFPHYFIGSNADLPIVGGSILTHDHFQGGRHTFALQKAPIEQSFNHPKYPGVDLGLVKWPMSVIRLNGENPDILLECADDLYEAWKSYSDPAADILAFSEAGGERQPHNTITPIVRRSEDGGYEMDMVLRNNRTSEEHPEGIFHPHREMHHIKKENIGLIEVMGLAILPGRLKNELDRVADILAGNAAELEALGSGADHPLAQHADWIAELTGRFGTVMDREEAVRTVRNEVGIKFTQILEHAGVFKCSSEGREAFRNFIISFGAV is encoded by the coding sequence ATGGTTATCGAAAAAAATACAACGGCTTCCGGGGCCGACCAGGCGCTGCACGCCATTGAACAACTCGTGCTGTTCGCATCGCGCCGGCGTCTAATCGAACCCGCCGATATCGATTACAGCCGCAATCTGCTGCTGGAGCAGTTCAGATTCAGCGAGCCTTATACCGGGAAAGTCGATGATACGGAATTGCAGGGCCCGCAGGCTCCGCTGGATGTTCTGATCGATTACGGCTTTGAAATCGGGCTGATTCCGGAGAACAGCGACACTTACCGGGATCTGCTGGATGCCAAGATCATGGGCCTTCTGCTGGCCCGTCCATCGGAAGTGAACGCGGAGTTTTACCGGCTGAGCGGCGAGCAAGGTGTTGCTGCCGCAACCGGCCGGTTCTATCAGCTCAGCATTGATTCCAACTATATCCGCATGGACCGCATTTCGAAGAACGTCTACTGGCTGCAGCCTACGCCATACGGGAACTTGGAGATGACGATCAATCTGTCCAAGCCGGAGAAAAATCCGAAGGAAATTGCCATGGCGCGGCTGCTTCCGCCGCCCATATACCCGAAATGCCTGCTCTGCCGGGAGAATGTCGGCTATGCCGGACGGCTTAACCATCCGGCCCGCCAGAACCTGCGGGCGATCCCGATTGAACTGAATAGCGAGAAATGGTTCTTTCAATATTCGCCATATGTGTATTACAACGAGCACTGCATCGTATTCCATCACGATCATGTGCCGATGAAGCTGACGAAGGATACGCTGAAGCGGCTGCTGGGATTCGTTAGCGAATTCCCGCATTATTTTATCGGCTCCAATGCGGATCTTCCGATTGTGGGCGGCTCTATTTTGACACATGACCATTTTCAGGGAGGCCGCCATACCTTTGCGCTGCAAAAGGCTCCTATTGAACAAAGCTTTAACCATCCGAAGTATCCGGGGGTTGACCTGGGACTGGTCAAATGGCCGATGTCGGTTATCCGTCTGAATGGGGAGAATCCGGATATCCTGCTGGAATGCGCTGACGATCTTTACGAAGCGTGGAAAAGCTACAGCGACCCTGCGGCCGATATTCTGGCCTTCTCGGAAGCCGGCGGCGAGCGGCAGCCCCATAATACGATCACCCCCATTGTCCGCCGCAGCGAAGACGGCGGCTATGAGATGGATATGGTGCTGCGCAACAACCGAACCAGCGAGGAGCATCCCGAGGGTATTTTCCACCCGCACCGGGAGATGCATCATATCAAGAAAGAAAATATCGGTCTCATCGAAGTCATGGGCTTGGCGATTTTACCGGGGCGGCTGAAGAATGAGCTGGATAGAGTCGCAGATATTCTCGCCGGCAACGCGGCGGAGCTCGAAGCGTTGGGCAGCGGCGCGGATCATCCCCTTGCCCAGCATGCGGACTGGATCGCGGAGCTGACCGGACGATTCGGCACAGTAATGGATCGCGAGGAGGCCGTCCGGACGGTCCGGAACGAGGTCGGCATCAAATTCACGCAAATTCTGGAGCATGCGGGCGTGTTTAAATGCTCGTCTGAAGGCCGGGAAGCTTTCCGGAACTTCATCATTAGCTTTGGCGCGGTCTGA
- a CDS encoding iron-containing alcohol dehydrogenase, translating to MRNFQFYNPTRLIFGKGTLEALTTEIPKYGKNVLLIYGGGSIKRSGLYDKITALLQGIGANVTELPGVEPNPRLSTVHRGVDLCRSQGIELVLAVGGGSVLDCAKAIAVGAKYEGDMWDFAVRKAAPQGALPLGTVLTMAATGSEMNSNSVITNEATMEKIGWSSPYAYPAFSILDPELTFSLPRDQTVYGVVDMMVHVLEHYFHTDGNTPVQDGFCEALLRTMMDAGSKLVNDLENYELRETILYSGTMALNGMVSMGFAGDWATHNIEHAVSAVYDIPHGGGLAILFPQWMKYNLDAGPERFRQLAVNVFGVDPSGKSDREVGLEGIEALRRFWDSIGAPSRLADYDIDASHIDAMADKAIRFGPFGNFRKLKREDTVEIYTMSL from the coding sequence ATGCGTAATTTCCAATTTTATAATCCAACCCGGCTGATCTTTGGGAAAGGAACCCTAGAAGCACTGACTACCGAAATCCCTAAATACGGAAAAAATGTACTCCTTATCTATGGAGGAGGCAGCATTAAACGCAGCGGTTTATACGATAAGATAACCGCGCTGCTTCAAGGCATCGGCGCGAATGTAACGGAGCTCCCTGGAGTTGAGCCGAATCCGCGCCTGTCTACCGTACATAGAGGGGTCGATCTATGCCGGAGTCAAGGGATCGAGCTGGTTCTGGCGGTTGGCGGGGGGAGCGTGCTGGATTGCGCCAAGGCAATCGCCGTGGGCGCGAAATACGAAGGCGACATGTGGGATTTCGCAGTGCGTAAGGCGGCTCCGCAGGGGGCGCTGCCGCTCGGCACCGTCCTGACAATGGCGGCGACAGGCTCGGAGATGAACAGCAACTCGGTAATCACGAATGAAGCCACAATGGAAAAAATAGGCTGGAGCAGCCCTTACGCATACCCGGCATTCTCCATTCTCGATCCCGAGCTGACCTTCTCTCTGCCCCGAGATCAGACCGTGTACGGCGTTGTAGATATGATGGTGCATGTCCTGGAGCATTATTTCCACACGGATGGCAACACGCCTGTTCAGGACGGCTTCTGTGAAGCGCTGCTGCGGACCATGATGGATGCCGGCTCTAAACTGGTAAACGACCTTGAGAATTATGAGCTGCGTGAGACGATTCTGTACAGCGGCACAATGGCTCTGAACGGTATGGTGAGCATGGGCTTTGCCGGAGACTGGGCTACACATAATATTGAGCATGCCGTCTCGGCTGTGTACGATATCCCGCATGGCGGCGGCTTGGCGATTCTGTTCCCGCAGTGGATGAAGTACAACCTGGATGCAGGCCCTGAGCGGTTCCGCCAGCTTGCAGTGAACGTGTTCGGCGTCGATCCTTCCGGCAAAAGCGACCGCGAGGTTGGCCTTGAAGGCATCGAAGCCCTGCGGCGCTTCTGGGATTCCATCGGCGCTCCGAGCCGTTTGGCGGATTACGATATTGACGCAAGCCATATCGATGCAATGGCGGACAAGGCGATCCGTTTCGGTCCGTTCGGGAACTTCCGCAAGCTTAAGCGGGAAGATACGGTTGAAATCTACACCATGTCGTTGTAA